The following proteins are encoded in a genomic region of Dyadobacter sp. UC 10:
- a CDS encoding ABC transporter permease, which yields MLRNYLKIAFRSLWKYKTNTFISVAGLAIGVGCFLLLATYVLHELRYDRFQPNSDRIARVNLFYQSGEGESVYIAMTPTAVAPLFSREFGEVESAARIYPYSGNGPVSVQYKDQLFNERKVVFADSSFFKIFPFPFVEGDPATALSQPNSVVIDETTAAKIFGKGNAIGKSVKMNERLTLQVTGVIKDVPSYSHLKFNWVGSYSTLPRSKTEIFDSANDFSYVLLEPNADLKKLQAKVNSYVEKTFNNPQNPNFKVRLELEPFNSIHLYSKATDGTEAAGNYKYIYILSGIAVLILLIACINFINLVTARSALRAREVGVRKVIGALRMQLFRQHILESGIITFAATIAGLLLTMLALPGLSSLTGKVLDLAVWPGLSFEITLVVLFVVVTILSGAYPAAVLSGFEPVRVLKGTPLSSNSGGGLRNFLVVFQFTISMLFIIATLIAGQQLRYIQNKSLGLDPEQIIVLDINDGISQGKLAAIKSELLNHPAVKSVTASYDSPLNVQGGYGITASDKPADFGMNITAIPVEKDFVPTMGMKLVTGENFNETDIAQATADSFQLRTYAFILNESAVKSLGWTPETAIGKMVAMNGRKGKVKAVAQDFHFRSLHEKISPIAIIPEYDYFGKILVKVAVDETSEATGLLEKSWKASFPLRPFEYHFLDQEFEEMYNAENRVSSVLEIFSFVTILISCLGLFALIAFIARQRTKEIGVRKVLGASVASIVMLLSKDFIKLIALAIIISSPIAWYFMSEWLQEFAYRIHISVWIFVFAGAIAVLIAFFTISFQTIKAALMDPVKSLRSE from the coding sequence ATGCTAAGAAACTACCTGAAAATCGCCTTTCGCAGCCTGTGGAAATATAAAACCAACACGTTTATCAGTGTCGCCGGGCTGGCAATCGGCGTTGGCTGTTTTCTTCTATTGGCGACCTACGTTTTGCATGAGCTTCGGTACGATCGTTTTCAGCCAAATTCGGATCGCATCGCCAGGGTTAATTTGTTTTACCAATCGGGAGAAGGCGAATCGGTTTACATTGCAATGACCCCGACCGCCGTGGCGCCGCTTTTTTCGAGGGAATTCGGGGAGGTGGAAAGTGCTGCGCGTATTTATCCTTACAGTGGTAACGGGCCTGTTTCGGTTCAGTACAAAGATCAGCTGTTCAATGAGCGGAAGGTCGTATTTGCCGACTCTTCTTTTTTTAAAATATTCCCGTTTCCATTTGTAGAGGGCGATCCTGCAACTGCGCTATCACAGCCCAATTCGGTTGTGATAGACGAGACCACGGCAGCCAAGATTTTCGGGAAGGGTAATGCGATCGGAAAATCGGTGAAAATGAACGAGCGGCTTACACTGCAGGTGACAGGGGTGATTAAAGATGTGCCTTCTTACTCTCACCTCAAATTCAACTGGGTAGGCAGTTACAGCACATTGCCACGTTCCAAAACCGAGATTTTCGACTCTGCCAATGACTTCTCCTACGTTTTGCTCGAACCCAATGCCGACCTGAAAAAATTACAGGCAAAGGTGAACAGCTATGTTGAAAAAACGTTCAATAACCCACAAAATCCAAACTTTAAGGTAAGACTCGAACTCGAACCTTTCAACTCGATCCATCTCTATTCCAAAGCAACCGACGGTACGGAAGCGGCGGGAAATTATAAATACATCTACATCCTTTCAGGAATCGCAGTACTGATCCTCCTGATTGCCTGCATTAACTTCATCAATCTGGTAACAGCCCGCTCCGCGCTCCGCGCCCGGGAGGTAGGCGTTCGAAAAGTGATCGGTGCACTGCGTATGCAGCTGTTTCGTCAGCATATCCTTGAAAGCGGGATCATCACTTTTGCAGCTACCATCGCAGGACTTCTTCTGACAATGCTAGCGTTGCCCGGATTAAGCAGTCTGACAGGGAAAGTCCTGGACCTGGCTGTGTGGCCTGGTCTTTCTTTCGAAATAACACTTGTGGTACTATTTGTAGTTGTTACGATTTTATCAGGAGCATATCCGGCGGCTGTATTGTCCGGTTTTGAACCTGTCAGAGTCTTGAAAGGAACCCCGCTTTCCAGCAATAGCGGCGGCGGATTGCGTAATTTCCTGGTTGTGTTCCAGTTTACGATATCGATGCTTTTCATTATAGCCACGTTGATCGCCGGTCAGCAGTTAAGGTATATTCAGAATAAAAGCCTTGGTCTGGACCCTGAACAGATTATCGTGCTGGACATAAACGATGGTATTTCTCAGGGGAAACTGGCTGCGATTAAAAGTGAGCTGCTCAATCACCCGGCCGTGAAATCGGTGACAGCCTCCTACGATTCGCCGCTGAATGTACAGGGAGGCTACGGCATCACTGCCAGCGACAAGCCGGCGGATTTTGGAATGAATATCACGGCGATCCCGGTTGAAAAGGACTTTGTGCCGACGATGGGAATGAAGCTGGTTACAGGGGAGAATTTCAACGAAACCGATATAGCCCAGGCCACAGCAGACAGTTTTCAGCTGAGGACATACGCTTTTATACTGAATGAGTCGGCAGTGAAAAGCCTCGGATGGACACCGGAAACTGCTATCGGAAAAATGGTAGCTATGAATGGAAGGAAAGGGAAGGTAAAAGCGGTAGCGCAGGATTTTCATTTTCGGTCGCTTCATGAAAAAATCAGCCCGATCGCGATCATTCCTGAATACGATTATTTTGGTAAAATCCTCGTCAAAGTAGCCGTTGATGAAACTTCTGAGGCGACAGGATTATTGGAAAAAAGCTGGAAGGCCAGTTTTCCGTTACGCCCCTTCGAATACCATTTCCTCGATCAGGAGTTTGAAGAAATGTACAACGCCGAAAACAGAGTAAGCAGCGTTCTGGAGATATTTTCATTTGTGACGATCCTGATTTCCTGCCTTGGTCTCTTCGCATTGATCGCATTTATTGCCAGGCAGAGAACGAAGGAGATAGGCGTGCGAAAGGTACTGGGCGCTTCTGTTGCCAGCATTGTCATGCTGCTTTCCAAAGATTTTATCAAATTAATAGCCCTGGCGATCATCATCTCGTCGCCTATTGCCTGGTATTTTATGAGTGAATGGTTGCAGGAGTTTGCCTATCGCATTCATATCAGCGTTTGGATATTTGTATTCGCGGGAGCCATAGCAGTACTAATTGCTTTTTTTACAATCAGTTTCCAAACCATCAAAGCAGCCCTGATGGATCCCGTAAAATCGCTCAGAAGTGAGTGA
- a CDS encoding outer membrane beta-barrel family protein produces the protein MKSLLLILLTLLLSGLLCIQNTFGQASSDRHVRGTVADSVSGKSMDFITVNLMVDKVTAVKADFTKEDGSFVFKKLKPGKYTVVVVGVGYKTKTLPADLSDSTKSSVDLGRIQLSPNTVGLKEVTVTSVKPIVQQEVDRITYDLQADPESKIYSVLDMMRKVPYLALDGDENIQLKGNTDFKILINGKPSSMMERSYKEVLRSMPASSIDRIEVITTPPAKYDAEGLTGIINIITHKKIDNGYNGTINVSERFPVGGPGVGGTFAAKLGKIGMTVLIGGSQYRTPSTLNAVNRNTFGERSSNMGQDGSSRSENNSGYLGYEISYEIDTLNLLSAQLNINGSYSDGSGYQRSRLNGNGEILEAYRINNSNRGNGNGMDAALNFQRTSKVDKNRLLTFSYRYFGFNNKQKSILDVTEQINFGLPDYRQVNDQGFSEQTFQVDYVYPVKKLSIEAGLKGIMRNNRSDFQYDTFDPETGNYLVNNEMSNKFSNIQNVFGAYNTYQYNLKKWSLKAGVRIEQTIVDADFISTDSKVRQSYFNVIPSVSVNRKLKNNNALNLGYSQRIQRPGIWQLNPFVDRSNPNFERTGNPDLRPAFVNDVQLSYSINKKASVNAGLGLTAFRDLIFGVAVYDPETNITQTSFENSGTARLIMAMLNINYPITKKWNFSLNARAAHGKVKGTVNNVPVTNQGIMSQTSVSTGYRLKNDWRINANLNINGRNINLQGVSNAMTSYSFSVNKDVIKDKLSLSAAANNPFTKFRSFRRETFGPDFDQLDYRRDYFRTFNFSVNYKFGKLKEAIKKNKRGIRNDDVQSGG, from the coding sequence ATGAAATCACTACTACTTATCCTGCTGACATTGCTGCTCTCGGGATTGCTTTGTATTCAAAACACCTTTGGCCAGGCTTCGTCCGATCGCCACGTCAGGGGTACCGTTGCTGATTCTGTAAGCGGCAAGTCAATGGATTTTATTACCGTGAACCTGATGGTTGACAAGGTCACCGCTGTAAAGGCCGATTTTACAAAAGAAGACGGATCTTTTGTATTTAAGAAACTGAAACCAGGCAAATACACGGTAGTTGTTGTGGGGGTTGGTTATAAAACTAAAACGCTACCCGCCGACCTGAGTGACAGCACTAAATCTTCCGTTGATCTGGGCAGGATCCAGCTGAGCCCCAATACAGTTGGATTAAAGGAAGTGACCGTGACAAGCGTAAAGCCCATTGTGCAGCAGGAGGTGGACAGGATTACCTACGATTTGCAGGCCGATCCCGAAAGTAAGATTTACAGTGTGCTGGATATGATGCGCAAAGTACCTTACCTGGCTCTCGACGGTGACGAAAACATACAGCTGAAAGGAAATACGGATTTCAAGATACTGATCAATGGTAAGCCTTCCAGTATGATGGAAAGAAGTTACAAAGAAGTATTGCGCAGCATGCCAGCCTCTTCGATCGACCGGATAGAGGTAATCACTACGCCGCCTGCCAAATATGATGCAGAGGGCCTTACCGGGATTATCAACATTATCACCCACAAAAAAATTGATAACGGTTATAATGGTACCATTAACGTCAGTGAGCGATTTCCGGTAGGCGGCCCGGGGGTAGGAGGGACATTTGCAGCGAAGCTTGGCAAGATCGGTATGACGGTTTTGATAGGTGGGAGCCAGTACCGCACACCGTCGACTTTGAATGCGGTCAACAGAAATACTTTTGGAGAACGCAGTAGCAATATGGGCCAGGACGGGTCGTCGCGGTCGGAAAACAATAGCGGATATTTGGGCTATGAGATCAGCTACGAGATTGACACGCTGAACCTGCTGAGCGCTCAGCTGAATATCAATGGAAGCTACTCGGACGGATCAGGTTACCAGCGCTCCCGGCTGAACGGAAATGGGGAGATACTCGAAGCTTACCGCATTAATAACAGCAATCGGGGAAATGGAAACGGGATGGACGCGGCACTGAATTTCCAGCGTACTTCCAAAGTGGATAAAAACCGGCTTCTCACTTTTTCCTACCGCTATTTTGGTTTCAATAATAAACAAAAGAGCATATTGGACGTCACAGAACAGATCAACTTCGGATTACCAGACTACCGCCAGGTAAACGATCAGGGTTTTTCTGAACAAACTTTTCAGGTGGATTATGTGTATCCCGTGAAAAAGCTGAGTATTGAAGCAGGGTTAAAAGGCATTATGAGAAATAACCGCAGCGACTTTCAATACGATACGTTTGACCCTGAAACCGGAAATTATCTCGTGAATAATGAGATGAGTAACAAGTTCAGCAATATTCAGAATGTGTTCGGGGCGTACAATACCTACCAGTACAATCTTAAAAAGTGGTCATTGAAAGCTGGGGTAAGGATTGAGCAGACGATTGTTGATGCGGATTTCATATCCACAGACTCGAAAGTGCGGCAAAGCTATTTTAATGTGATCCCTTCAGTTTCGGTCAACAGAAAATTGAAAAACAATAACGCGCTGAACCTGGGATATTCGCAGCGTATCCAGAGGCCTGGTATCTGGCAGCTGAACCCTTTTGTAGACCGTTCTAACCCTAATTTTGAACGGACCGGGAATCCTGACCTCCGTCCGGCCTTCGTTAATGACGTCCAGTTGAGTTACAGTATCAACAAAAAAGCATCGGTGAATGCAGGTCTGGGACTTACTGCTTTTCGCGACCTGATCTTTGGCGTAGCTGTTTACGATCCTGAGACTAACATCACGCAGACTTCCTTCGAAAACTCGGGGACGGCCCGGCTGATCATGGCTATGCTGAATATCAATTATCCGATTACCAAAAAATGGAATTTCAGCCTGAACGCGCGGGCGGCACATGGAAAAGTAAAAGGTACAGTCAACAACGTTCCGGTAACAAACCAGGGGATCATGTCACAAACTTCTGTTTCGACAGGTTATCGTCTGAAGAACGACTGGCGGATCAATGCAAACCTGAATATCAATGGCCGGAATATCAACTTGCAGGGTGTCAGCAACGCGATGACGAGCTATTCATTCAGCGTGAACAAAGATGTGATCAAGGATAAATTGTCACTTTCGGCGGCGGCCAATAATCCTTTTACGAAATTCAGAAGTTTCAGGAGAGAAACGTTTGGCCCGGATTTCGATCAGCTGGATTACCGCAGAGACTATTTCCGGACTTTTAATTTCAGCGTAAACTACAAGTTTGGTAAACTGAAAGAGGCCATTAAAAAGAACAAAAGGGGTATCCGCAACGACGACGTGCAAAGCGGGGGCTAG
- a CDS encoding DUF2281 domain-containing protein has protein sequence MLVTVKGVYENGKVTLSEKPPVEKKTEVMVTFIEETKNDRPTKRIAGILSGKIIMSDDFDDPLDDLKEYM, from the coding sequence ATGTTAGTAACTGTGAAGGGAGTTTATGAGAATGGAAAAGTAACATTAAGCGAAAAACCGCCTGTCGAAAAAAAAACGGAGGTGATGGTTACATTTATCGAGGAGACAAAGAATGACCGTCCGACAAAACGTATTGCCGGTATATTGAGTGGAAAAATAATTATGTCCGACGATTTCGATGATCCCCTAGACGATTTAAAGGAATACATGTAA
- a CDS encoding type II toxin-antitoxin system VapC family toxin: MKYLLDTHTLLWFLEDNAKLSKKTKALIETFDNDINVSVTTWFEISVKLTTGKLILPDSLSETILKSNFNQITTIGISEEHTISYQKLPLFANHKDPFDRMILATAITEGYSLISRIQNFTGTVPW, translated from the coding sequence ATGAAATACTTGCTCGATACACACACCTTGTTATGGTTTTTAGAGGATAATGCAAAGCTATCTAAAAAGACAAAAGCTTTGATTGAGACGTTCGACAATGACATTAATGTTAGCGTCACAACCTGGTTTGAGATTTCAGTAAAACTAACAACCGGAAAATTAATATTACCGGATTCCCTTTCAGAAACAATTCTGAAATCAAACTTCAATCAGATCACGACAATAGGCATTTCGGAAGAACATACAATTTCTTACCAAAAACTCCCTCTATTTGCAAATCACAAAGACCCGTTTGACCGGATGATACTTGCCACCGCAATCACAGAAGGTTATTCTTTGATCTCGCGGATCCAAAATTTCACTGGTACGGTACCTTGGTAA
- a CDS encoding ABC transporter permease has translation MIRNYFKIALRNLSKNKVYSFINIIGLAVGIAVAMLIGLWVWDELSFNKYHKNYDKVTQAWINQTFNGQTFTGTAVSIPAVTEMATKYGSDFKFTSLASWNYGHLLANGDKKINKSGMYAQPSLPEMLSLKMIRGDYNALKNPGSIVISESLAKSLFGKEEALNRTLQLDIKKNVKVTGVYEDIPFNSNFRELYLILPWSDYLQAESWVKSAEKEWGNHSFQFFAQVADKAEIAKVSLKIRDVELPHAFSKTDKPQYFLHPMSRWHLYSDFKNGLNIGGGIQFVWLFTIIGIFVLLLACINFMNLSTARSEKRAKEVGIRKSIGSLRSQLVFQFLSESFLVVSFALVLAVLIVLVSLPAFNELSGKQVKFPFLVPQFWLALIVFSLFTGLVSGSYPAFYLSSFNPLSVLKGTFKIGKWSAVPRKIMVVMQFTVSITLIIGTIIVFQQIQHAKSRSVGYDRQGLLQVEISPNLYGKYYPLRDDLLKTGAVYEMSESSSPTTSINSNQIGFEWDGMEPGSVPLFGTIACTHDFGKTIGWEIIDGRDFSRNFSTDTAAFVLNEAAVKLTGLKDIVGKTIRFNKKPMQVVGVIKDMVMQSPYEPAVPTVFMLNYEWANLINVKLLPGKPVDQALKKVEAVFRKHDQDSPFAFKFADDEYDAKFRAEERIGKLARVFAVLAIFISCLGLFGLAAYTAEQRTKEIGIRKALGASVAQMWAMLSKEFIYLVLISCMIASPIALYFLSDWLKKYEYHIELSWIVFAVSAFTAVIITLLTVSFQAIKAALTNPVKSLRSE, from the coding sequence GTGATCAGGAACTACTTTAAAATTGCATTACGTAACCTTTCCAAAAACAAGGTCTATTCATTTATCAACATAATCGGGCTGGCAGTTGGTATTGCTGTTGCCATGCTGATCGGACTTTGGGTTTGGGACGAGCTGTCGTTTAATAAATACCATAAGAACTACGATAAAGTAACCCAGGCCTGGATCAACCAGACTTTTAACGGCCAGACTTTCACAGGAACCGCGGTTTCAATTCCGGCGGTGACCGAAATGGCTACCAAGTATGGCTCTGATTTTAAATTTACCTCACTGGCTTCATGGAATTACGGTCATTTACTGGCCAACGGCGACAAAAAGATCAACAAATCGGGCATGTACGCGCAGCCGTCGCTTCCCGAAATGCTTTCCCTTAAGATGATCAGAGGTGACTATAATGCATTGAAAAATCCGGGGTCAATTGTTATCTCCGAATCGCTGGCAAAATCACTTTTCGGAAAAGAAGAAGCACTTAATAGAACGCTGCAGCTGGATATTAAAAAGAATGTGAAGGTGACAGGGGTTTATGAGGATATTCCTTTCAACTCCAATTTTCGCGAACTGTATTTAATCCTTCCCTGGAGTGACTACCTGCAGGCGGAGAGCTGGGTGAAATCGGCCGAGAAGGAGTGGGGAAACCATTCCTTCCAATTCTTTGCGCAGGTTGCTGATAAAGCCGAGATAGCCAAGGTTTCATTGAAAATACGGGACGTGGAATTGCCGCATGCTTTTTCAAAAACCGATAAACCGCAATATTTCCTGCATCCAATGAGCCGCTGGCACTTGTATTCGGATTTTAAAAATGGGCTTAACATAGGTGGCGGCATCCAGTTTGTCTGGCTGTTCACAATTATCGGCATTTTTGTATTACTTCTGGCCTGCATCAATTTCATGAACCTCAGCACTGCCAGGTCTGAAAAGCGCGCCAAGGAAGTGGGCATTCGTAAGTCAATCGGTTCGCTTCGGAGTCAGTTGGTTTTCCAGTTCCTGAGCGAATCGTTTCTGGTCGTGTCCTTTGCGTTGGTGCTTGCGGTGTTAATCGTGCTTGTCTCGCTGCCTGCATTCAACGAGCTGTCGGGGAAACAGGTGAAGTTTCCATTCCTGGTACCACAGTTCTGGCTTGCGCTGATCGTATTCTCCCTGTTTACCGGCCTGGTTTCGGGCAGCTATCCCGCATTCTATTTGTCGTCTTTCAACCCCTTATCGGTGCTGAAGGGAACGTTCAAGATTGGCAAATGGTCGGCAGTGCCGCGGAAAATAATGGTTGTTATGCAGTTTACGGTCTCTATTACCCTGATCATCGGAACGATCATTGTTTTTCAACAGATACAACACGCCAAAAGCAGATCTGTCGGATATGACAGGCAGGGACTGCTGCAAGTCGAGATTTCCCCCAATCTGTACGGTAAATATTATCCACTTCGTGACGACTTGCTGAAAACGGGCGCAGTTTATGAAATGAGCGAATCGTCGAGCCCTACTACCAGTATTAACTCCAATCAGATCGGTTTTGAGTGGGATGGAATGGAGCCAGGCTCGGTACCATTGTTCGGTACAATTGCGTGCACCCACGACTTTGGCAAAACAATAGGCTGGGAAATAATCGATGGAAGGGATTTTTCGAGGAATTTCTCGACCGATACTGCGGCTTTTGTACTTAATGAAGCTGCCGTTAAACTGACGGGCCTTAAAGATATTGTGGGCAAAACGATCCGGTTTAATAAAAAGCCAATGCAGGTGGTCGGTGTGATTAAAGATATGGTCATGCAATCGCCTTACGAGCCTGCCGTACCTACTGTGTTTATGCTCAACTATGAGTGGGCCAACCTCATCAATGTGAAACTCCTGCCCGGCAAACCCGTCGACCAGGCGCTGAAGAAAGTAGAAGCGGTATTCCGTAAACACGATCAGGATTCACCGTTTGCATTCAAGTTTGCTGATGACGAATATGATGCGAAGTTCAGGGCCGAAGAAAGAATAGGCAAGCTGGCCCGTGTATTTGCTGTTTTGGCAATATTTATATCCTGCCTTGGCTTATTTGGATTGGCAGCTTATACCGCAGAACAGCGTACAAAGGAGATTGGTATCCGCAAGGCATTGGGGGCCAGCGTGGCGCAGATGTGGGCAATGTTATCCAAAGAATTCATTTACCTCGTCCTGATCTCCTGCATGATCGCATCCCCGATTGCTCTGTACTTCCTGAGTGACTGGCTGAAAAAATACGAATATCATATTGAGCTAAGCTGGATTGTTTTCGCGGTATCCGCGTTCACCGCGGTCATTATAACTCTTTTGACCGTCAGTTTTCAGGCTATCAAGGCCGCGTTGACTAATCCCGTTAAGTCGCTGCGCAGTGAGTGA
- a CDS encoding ABC transporter permease has translation MIKNYLITSFRNLRRNWNFTIINVTGLTLGLTCCLLIFFTVRYELSFDTHNKHIDKIYRLSIHTKANGDKGYGTGMPLPVLAALRSDYPEIKNLVTCTYGIREVLVTIGEGKNLRKLTSPSYAVGFIGPEYFNLLDYTWIKGSPATSLSNPGSVVLTETQAMNYFGPGSPMGKTIRVNNNMNFVVTGIIKDPPVTSSFPFTTMLSFSSLKEYGSFTNWDDWQSTYGGGQMYMRLPENMSEERMERNLADLSKKYRDPKAVAETDMVLLPVKDIHFTTTMQNYAGRTISKGMIWSMVLVGIFILITACVNFVNLATAQALRRAKEVGVRKVLGSTRTQLLRQYFSETGVLTVISVLLALVLAQIALPSVSETLNISSEGVRFFADPSILLFLLIMAVVTTVLAGFYPALVVSGYQPILALKGKMKASGGGQANLRRGLIVLQFTISQVVLLGTLIAYMQMKHFRTMDLGFVKDEIINVPVPDRNPGQLETLRAKLEGEPGIKNMSFSAFTPMSGSNWQTVFKYENDTEFLDFEIVMRPADTSYIKTYGLQLVAGRMYLPADTIREYVINEAFAQKLGFKNPEDALGKRLAIGGSDYKLPIVGVIKNFNTYSLHREIIPCALTSLRGNYNTLGIKLAAGADPALIRKIETVWSATFPDYLFKYTFLDQTMNSFYQKEERLFELFKILAAIAIFIGCLGLYGVVAFMAESRTKEMGIRKAVGASALNIFGLFSLDFVKLVLVALVIASPVAWYFMNEWQQDFTYKVNVSWWVYVLAGIFAIVVAMITISFQSIKAALTNPVTALRSE, from the coding sequence ATGATCAAAAATTATCTCATCACCTCGTTCCGGAACCTGCGCCGGAACTGGAATTTTACAATCATTAATGTAACCGGTCTCACGCTGGGATTGACGTGCTGTCTGCTGATCTTTTTTACGGTCAGATATGAGCTGAGCTTTGATACGCATAACAAACACATTGACAAAATTTACAGGCTTTCGATACATACCAAAGCGAATGGTGATAAAGGGTATGGCACAGGCATGCCGCTGCCTGTGCTCGCCGCACTCAGGAGCGACTATCCCGAAATCAAGAACCTCGTTACCTGTACTTACGGAATCCGCGAAGTGCTCGTAACGATTGGTGAGGGAAAGAACCTCCGGAAACTTACTTCGCCGTCTTACGCAGTCGGGTTTATAGGTCCGGAATACTTCAACCTGCTAGATTACACCTGGATAAAAGGCTCACCGGCAACGTCGCTGAGCAATCCCGGCTCGGTGGTATTGACAGAAACCCAGGCAATGAATTATTTTGGTCCCGGCAGTCCGATGGGCAAGACAATCCGCGTCAATAACAATATGAATTTTGTTGTAACCGGTATCATCAAGGATCCCCCGGTAACGAGCAGTTTCCCATTTACGACCATGCTTTCTTTCTCTTCACTGAAAGAATATGGTTCATTCACGAACTGGGATGACTGGCAAAGTACTTATGGTGGCGGACAAATGTATATGCGCCTGCCGGAAAATATGAGTGAGGAGCGAATGGAGCGAAACCTGGCTGATCTGAGTAAAAAATACAGGGACCCAAAAGCGGTGGCGGAAACCGACATGGTGTTGCTGCCGGTGAAGGACATTCATTTTACAACTACCATGCAAAATTACGCCGGCCGTACGATCAGCAAAGGTATGATCTGGTCGATGGTATTAGTGGGCATATTCATCCTGATCACAGCCTGCGTCAATTTTGTCAACCTGGCTACGGCGCAAGCTTTGAGAAGGGCCAAGGAAGTAGGGGTAAGAAAAGTGCTTGGCAGTACCCGTACGCAGCTACTAAGGCAATACTTTTCCGAAACGGGTGTGCTGACGGTAATTTCAGTGCTGCTTGCCCTCGTGCTGGCGCAAATTGCACTTCCGTCTGTATCCGAAACCCTGAATATCAGCTCGGAGGGAGTTAGGTTTTTCGCGGATCCCTCTATTTTGCTATTTCTGCTGATTATGGCAGTTGTGACTACCGTCCTGGCCGGTTTCTATCCCGCGCTGGTTGTGTCGGGGTATCAGCCTATTCTTGCGTTAAAAGGGAAAATGAAGGCGTCGGGCGGAGGTCAGGCGAATTTGAGAAGGGGATTGATCGTGCTGCAGTTTACGATTTCGCAAGTTGTGCTGCTGGGTACACTGATTGCGTACATGCAGATGAAACATTTTCGCACAATGGATCTGGGGTTTGTTAAGGATGAAATTATCAATGTGCCTGTTCCTGACCGTAACCCCGGCCAGCTGGAAACGCTTCGCGCCAAGCTTGAAGGCGAGCCTGGGATTAAGAATATGAGCTTCAGCGCATTTACGCCCATGTCGGGCAGTAACTGGCAAACTGTATTTAAGTATGAAAATGACACTGAATTCCTGGATTTTGAGATCGTTATGCGCCCTGCGGACACGTCTTACATTAAAACTTACGGACTCCAACTGGTAGCCGGACGAATGTACCTGCCCGCGGACACAATCCGGGAATATGTGATCAATGAGGCATTTGCTCAAAAACTCGGATTTAAAAACCCGGAGGATGCACTCGGGAAGCGGCTGGCCATCGGCGGCTCTGATTACAAATTGCCGATTGTAGGTGTAATCAAAAATTTCAATACGTATAGTCTGCACCGGGAAATTATCCCCTGCGCGCTGACGAGCCTTCGGGGTAACTACAATACATTAGGTATCAAACTTGCAGCTGGCGCAGATCCGGCCCTGATTCGGAAAATTGAAACTGTGTGGTCGGCTACTTTTCCTGATTATTTATTTAAATACACATTCCTTGATCAGACTATGAACAGCTTCTACCAAAAAGAGGAGCGTTTGTTTGAACTCTTTAAGATACTTGCAGCAATAGCGATTTTTATAGGGTGCCTGGGGCTGTACGGCGTAGTCGCATTCATGGCCGAGTCGAGGACCAAGGAAATGGGTATCCGCAAGGCCGTGGGTGCATCGGCGCTTAATATTTTCGGTTTGTTCTCACTCGATTTCGTGAAGCTGGTATTAGTCGCGCTGGTGATTGCATCGCCGGTTGCCTGGTATTTTATGAATGAGTGGCAGCAGGATTTTACCTATAAAGTCAATGTCAGCTGGTGGGTTTATGTACTGGCAGGAATATTCGCAATTGTGGTGGCGATGATCACGATCAGCTTTCAGAGCATCAAGGCGGCACTTACCAATCCGGTGACGGCGCTGAGAAGCGAATAA